The following is a genomic window from Mobula hypostoma chromosome 20, sMobHyp1.1, whole genome shotgun sequence.
accaccctttgtttttttaaaaaaacttgcccgACATCCCCGCCATACTTTctgccaaacaccttaaaattatgccccctcatatcagCCATTTCTATCCATGGAAATGGTTTTGGCTGcctacttgatctatgcctcttgtcatcttgtacatctttatTGAAATACCATTGCAAGGAAatggaagagactgcagatgttgaaatctggagcaatatcATTCTGTTGGAGTAACTGCTGGATGCCAGAGTTTAGATTTTTcattggtgggtgtgtggaacaccctgccagtggtggtagaggcagatacattagggccacttaagagactgttagataggcacatgggtgatagaaaaatggaggactatgtgggagaggAGGATTAGACTGATCTCAGAATAGGTGAaagattcagcacaacatcatgggctgaaaggcctgtactacgCTGTAGTAAACTATGTTGtatgaactcagtgggtcaggcagcatctgtgggaggtaGAGGACAGTCAACTATTCGTCAAGACTTGGCATCAGGACCAAGCTTTCTTTGCATTTCTTAGTTCTActgtcaatgcctgcaagaaaatgaatctcaaggtagtatatggttacatgtgtgtactttgataataaatttactttgaactttgagcttggaAGGAGGGGGATTATATAGGAGACATTTAGTGCCTGTTTTCCTTGTGTGAAGTTGCTTTGTTTCGGAAGTAATGGTCTGCACAATAAACCCTTGCTTGTTATCCATCTGACTGTCTGATTTTCCAATTTCATCCTTTAGGTAACGATTATCAGTGCTTTTGTTTTCCCTCAATTACCTCCAAAGCCACTGAATATTTTCTTTGTTGTCTGCATCATACTGAGTTGCGTCTCAGTTGCTGTTCTCGTAAGTATTGATCTTTTGTAACTGCATCGTGTGGTGGAAATCGTTACGCAGAGGaattattttgaaaattaatatatGAAGTTATCTATAAGTGTAATAttcatcagaatcagggttagtCTCACAATGATAGTGATATCCAGTGATATTGAACTGGATTCTGCGGAGAGCGCTTGGTAAACACGTGCACAAACTCTGCTTTGTCATTCTGCTGCGTGTGTGTACTTCAGTGTCATCTTACAACAGGGAGTATTCCATTTCAGTAAAGGAcgtgtgtaaatgtgtatataaGTCAAATcattgtttattttgtaatatgattgtggggtgcatcatatccTAACTcgtgtagtcttaagttaactttgttgaTAATTAAAGATGGTAGGTTCTGGTGCCTAAAAATACAGGGTGGATCGTTCTTGGTGAGGAAGGGAGCTGCCagacaagtggtgcatgcgagcttgatttcaacatttaagagaagtttggatgggtgcatggatggtaggggtatggagggctatggacctgGTACAGGTCGGTGGCAGTAGGTGGCGTAAGTAGTTTctgcagggactagatgggctgaagggtctgtttctgtgctgtacttctctacgaCTGTGAGAGAGTTAGAGCTGCCAATAAGTTCACACTGGACATAGTAAGTAGCTATAATGGTGTTTTCTGGTAGATgccttttgtaaatattggcagttttcacTATTTCCCCTAACTGTTGTAAGTTTGATGTTTGACACACCCTTGCTCGAATGTGTGAAGTGACTCCAGCCATGTTTTTCTTCAATCGTAACCCATGATCTAACAATCACAGCTGTACATACCTTTTATCATGTATTGATTATTGAAATAATTCATCTATTGACAGGGAGAAAGATGTGTTTTGTGAATAAATATGAAAAGTGTTTAAGTGGTGCAGAGTGTTTAAGAAATGTTTCCAATTTGACTTGGAGTTAATCTGTTTAATGAGTTCGTGGTGCAGAAACCATGTTTGGGAGTTGATATTCTCAGTTATACAATCTTCAGGAAAGGGGGATGGAGATGTTCCAGGTGTAAGGATATGAATAAATCTGAACTGTAGAGAAAGAATTTTGGGAAAAGAAATGATTTTTGTTGAATTCTGAGGGGCAGCAGGGTGATTCAGACTCTGGCTGGAATCAGAGGTCAAGCAGCGGCTGTGAGGtcagggaaaggaattgtcaatgttttgggttgaatccCTGTTTCAGGATTGAAATTAGAGAGGTGAGATGGCCAGCACTGAGAGGGGAAGCGGCGGGGGTTAGTGAGAGGGGAGATTGGTGGATTGAGGAACCTGCAAAGGTTTGGCCAGATTCTGCCATTTCTTGACTGCTAGCCATCCTCTCATTGTAACGATCCCAGCTTGGGTATCTTCACTatcagacggtggtgaatctggacttcattgccacagacagctgtggaggccaagtcattgggtatatttaagtggaagttgatagtcaTGGCGatgtgttatggggagaaggtaggagaaagaggttgagagggataataaatcagccatgatggaatggcctaattctgctcctatgtcttgtggtcttatatttTTCAGATTTGCTGGTATCGACAAGGGGACCTGGAGCCTAAATTCCGAAATCTCATCTACTACAATTTATTTTCCACTATTCTGCTGTGCATTTGTGCCAATTTGTACTTCCACGGCGTTGGAAAATGATTTCTCCACACAAGCACGAGAATTTGTGCCTGTGACCTGCTTAAAAACGGGAGGCATCGTGCAGAAGTTCCTGGATGCCTCATTGGATTTTTCTGGTCTGCACCGTGAAACAGCGTTTTGCCAAGGTGCAGTGAGTTTCTGCATCAGCTTCTCATCGTGACACTGAGCTCGAAATAGGCAGTATTACATTTGAGCTGGGGTGAACGCTGCAGTCATTTTCTGAACTAACTTCTACAACTTTGCACTAAATGAACATTCCAGACTTGCCAATGTTTTGAGATACACACGTTCCCTTTTTGTAAAGGGTGATTTTTGTTCTCCTCCTGAAAATCCTTTTTTAATTATATAAAGCACTTGAAAGACAAAGTAAAACACAAAGTAGAAATGAAGATACTGCAGGACAAATGTTTATTGTCTTGAACTTGACTGCACTATGCAACCACTTAACTCTACTGTGTTTGTACAATGAAATGATAGTCAAACCAAGACTGAACTGAGCAGACAACACACTGTAGGAAAGCATTTACTTTGTTTTAaagaataaatagtaataaaataatTTATATACATTGAACTTGCAATATGCTCTGTTCATTTGTGCATAAAAATAACTTGAATACTAATGTGAGTAAATGGTGaaatgggattgagttcaggagccgtgaggtaatgttacagctctataaaccctggttagaccacacttgaaatattgtgttcacttctggtagcctcatttataggaaggatgtggaagctttagagaaggtgcagaggagatttactggattagagcatgtcttatgaggggaGGCTGAGTGAGctcgagcttttctctttggagcaaaggacgatgagagatgacttgatagaggtgtacaagatgatgacaggcatagactgagtgggcagccagcaccttttccagGGCAGGAATAGCTAATAAgacagggcataattttaaggtgattggggggaaagtatagagggatgtcagaggtaaattgtgggtgtgtggaatttgctgccaggaATGgcagtaaaggcagatacattagggacatttaagagactcttgataAGCACGTTGATAAtaggaaaaaaaatggagggttatgaggtgTTAGGGTAAGACTGATCTTGGAACAGacaaaaaggttggcacaacattgtgaccaaagggcctgtgctgttggGTGTTCACAAAACCTTAAGTATTTTTATTGTTACTATAGTGCAAGCGTGCTTCAGGGGCAGTGTTTGACCTTAATTATACCTTGGGCAGTTGCTTTTTGTTTTGAAGGTGGTGGGCTAGAGGTATTTATTTAGTGGtacagcccttcgagccgcaccgtcccaacaaccccacaaccccaattaaccctaaactAATTACGGGACACTTTACAATTACCTATgaacctacctggtacgtctttggaaaccaaaacacccagaggaaacccacacattccatggggaggacagacaaagactgcttacaaAATGGTGCCAGAATTGGACTCCAGAACACTTTGTTCTATCCTGGACTAAGATGCACTGGGGAAATTCAGATATCTTGTTTCTAACATACAATCAGGTTGCAACAAGATGTATAAAACTCAGAACATTTAAACCCCCTTGCAATACCTGAATGTGCGTTTGTGTGCATAAAACCCTTAGAGACAATGGATAACGAGGTTCAAAGCCGCTTTGTACAGAGTTGTTTTATAAGCTGTGAAGACTTAAAACTAGAAACTTTCAAACTATCTTAAAGGTGAAGTTAAATTCATTCAGTAAAAAAAATAACACTTCCATTTCACAGTTTCTCAACTGCTTAAATAAATAATCCTATCTGTCAATCTTCAACATAATAAGCAGAGGGAGGGGTGATGCATTTATTGAATATATCTTTCCCTTGGTACAACGTCACATTTAGTAAATCTGTACCATGGAAAAGTGAATTCAAATGACAATGATGCTCTGAAATTTCAGTTCTACGCAGTTTCTTTTTTGAAGGCAGCACCATACATGGAAATATCAGTGTTCCTCGGTCCGTTTCCATCGGTGTTCCTCACTGAGCGTGCAGGTACACAGTTGATCTTTACTCGTCTGGATCTGGGTTTTCCAGGGATGAGCTGATGATGTCTGTGCATCCACCTTGTGTTTCTAAAATAGGATCTGCAAGGGAAGATAATTAATATATTTAAggtagggtggcatggtagtgcagtgcacaacactttacaatgccagcaacccaggttcaattcccatcgctgtctgtaaggagtttgtatattctccctgtcaTCAtgtcggtttcctctgggtgctccgatttcatCCTCCAGTCCAAACATTACaggtttcaagattgtttaatgtcatttccggtaaaggagaatgaaataattgttactccagatctgatgcaggcAGCACTATTAAAAACTCAattagataaagaacacaataataaaaaatacatacAACATAACTTCCATACATAGAATGACTATATATCCATGAGGTGACCCTgccaagaaatgataaagtagtggtggttggggtgtgggttggtgggtggagaTGTAGATCAACCTTACTGtttgctctactttctctatacccttcactgtgtggctaggcataactcaaatatcatctacaaatttgctgatgatgcaaccattgttggtagaatctcaggtggtgacgagagggcgtacagcagtgagatatgccaactggtggagtggtgccgcagtaacaacctggcactcaacatcagtaagacgaaagagctgattgtggacttcaggaagggtaagacgaaggaacacataccataccccatagagggatcagaagtagagagagtgagcatcttcaagttcctgggtgtcaagatctctgaggatccaacctggtcccaacatattgatgtagtcataaagaaggcaagacagcagctatactttattaggagtttgaagaactttggcatgtcaacaaatacactcaaaaacttctatagttgtaccatggagagcattctgacaggctgcatcactgtctggtatggaggggctactgcacaggaccgaaagaagctgcagaaggttgtaaatctagtcagctccatcttgggcactaatctacaaagtacccagggaatgccctttactcactgttaccatcaggtaggagatacagaagcctgaaggcacacactcagtgattcaggaacagcttcttcccctccgccatccaattcctgaatggacattgaagctttggacacttcctcaccttttttaatatacagtatttctgtttttgcacattttttaatctattcaatatacgcaattgatttattatgtttttttttctctttctgctagattatgtattgcattgaactgctgctgttaagttaacaaatttcacgttacatgtCGGTGATGGTAAATCTCATTCTGACAAGTTAGtaaggtaattggtcacatgagtggtgcaggctcattgggccagaagggctgtaTCTCTACATAAAAAATACATTACTGAACATTACTGAAGCAGGAAACCCAGAATAACaccgcaaatgctggaaacactcagcttgctgggcagcatctacggagagagaAAAGAGTCGATGTTTGAGGTGatgatgcttgacctgctgagtgtttccagttttATGCCTTGTAAGCAGCAGTagtttgcctggattagaaaggaaGAGATTTATTTAGGTTTATTTAGATGattgcatagcagttagtgcgcgCTGTAACAGCATCAgtaactggggttcaattccactgtttCTCTACAAGTGGTTTGTGGGATTTGCcgaggtgctccggtttccccccacattccaaaggcagtcagcgggttaattggtcacgtgtgcGTAGTCGGGCCAGAAGAACCtattactgtgctgcatctctaaataaaattaaataaatcctCAGTTCAAGGAAGggtacggggggggggagggaggaggagttgCCAATATAATATTCCTGTTACTGTAGTATAACT
Proteins encoded in this region:
- the tmem243b gene encoding transmembrane protein 243b, yielding MDEYATRTYGTNAQDNRPLFGETSARDRIINIAVGVPTALLLIVTIISAFVFPQLPPKPLNIFFVVCIILSCVSVAVLICWYRQGDLEPKFRNLIYYNLFSTILLCICANLYFHGVGK